In Streptomyces sp. HUAS ZL42, the DNA window AGCGCGGCGAGCGTCGGCTGGGGACGGCCCGTCTCGTCGGGCTCGCCCGCGCGCAGTACGCCGATGATCTCCCGCAGGTCCTGCAGCGCCTCGTGGGCACTCTCCCGGATGACACCGGCGGCGCGCGCGATCTCCTCGCGGGGCGCGTCCGGCCGGAACTCCAGCGCACCCGCGTGCACGCTGAGCAGTGTCAGCCGGTGGGCGAGCACGTCGTGCATCTCCCGGGCGATCGCCTCGCGGGCGAGCCGCTGCGCCTGCTCCGCCCGCAGTCGCGCCTCCGTCTCGGCGCGCCTCGCCCGGTCCCGCAGGCTCAGCATGAGCTGCCGTTTGGACCGTACGAACATGCCCCAGCCGATGACGGAGACGGTGAGCAGCACGGTGAACACGACTGCGGCCACGAACGGCAGGTCGGGTTCCGGGCGCAGCCAGAAGAACACCGGTATCAGGGCGAGGGAGACGCCGCCGATCCAGGCCACGTACCGGAAGGGCCGGTGGACGGCGAGGGTGAAGAGGGCGAGGAGGCCGGCACCGCCCGCGGTGTTCGAGAGGAAGCCGACGGGGACCATCGCCACGGCGAGCCCGACCGGCCAGCGGCGGCGCAGCCAGACCGCGGCGCAGGCGAGGACACCGAGGACCCGGTCGAGGGTGGCCAGGGCGTGCGGGAGTTCCGGCTGGCCGCTCAGGGAGTCCGCTCCCGCCAGAGCGCCGAGGACGGCCAGGACGAAGCACGAGAAGTCGACGATCCAGTCCCGCACGGTGCGCCGGGGCCGCCCGGACCGTCCCGCGTCGGCGTCGAGCTCGTGGAGCACCGCTGACGGGAACAGCCACCGTCGCCCCGAGAAGGCCGGCGGCGTCGGCGCCGGCATGTCACCGCTCACGGTCGGCAAATCTACGCAGGGACGGCCCGTGACACCCCCGCCCACCCGCAATCTCCGACCGAAGTCGCGGCATCGCAGACTTTCGGCGCGGCCCGTACGGAGGAATCAAGACTTTCGGCCGCCCGGATCGTCTGGGTCGTCCGGCTGCGACCGACCGAGACGGGATTTCCACGCAGGTTAACTTCCCGAAAACTCATCGGACTTGACGGGAAATTCTCCGAAGTTGTCATTGACATGCCACTGTCTACGCGCGTCATCATGAGGTCATGCGATTCCCCCCACGTGCAACACGCATCGGCGCCGCAGCCGCCCTCCTGTCCGCCCTCCTCGTGGGCGGCACCGTCTCCGCCACCACGGCGGACGCCGCCGCCACCTCGGTCGGCAGCATCTGCTACAGCGACCTGCCCTCCCAGGCGTACGACACACTCGACCTCATCGCGTCGAACGGGCCCTTCCCGTACTCCCAGGACGGCAGCGTCTTCCAGAACCGCGAACGCGTCCTGCCCACCCAACCTTCCGGCTACTACCACGAGTACACGGTGAAGACGCCGGGCTCCTCCACGCGCGGCGCACGCCGCATCGTCACCGGTGAGGAGTACCGGGAGGACTACTACACCTCCGACCACTACGCCACGTTCGATCTCGTCGACTTCGGCTGCTGAGGTCCGGCAGCAGGCCGGCATGACCGGCCGGCATCCGTTCGACGCCGAGCCCCTCGCCCCGCGCACCCCCCACATCGCGCGGGGCGAGGCACTTGAGCAGGCGATCGCCACCACCGCCATGTGCGCGCTCACTGTTGCGCGAGGTTCAGGTTGAAGTCCATTATCAGGAAACCTGTTATTTCAACCTTGCAGCAGTGGAGGGCGCAGCCATGCCGATCAGCCTCAGAATGCAAGCGAGGGGCGTCCAGCTGCTGCTCGGCGGAATGATCGCTCGTGTACACAAGGACCTGCGCTTCACCGACATCCCCAAGCGCACCGAGTCCCTTCGGGTGGAGACCGGCGCCGGACCGGTGACCTGCACCGTCTATCGCCCGCCGGCCACCACCGAGGCCCCCGCCCCCGTGTACGTCAACTTCCACGGCGGCGGCTTCGTCGTCGGCCGCCCCGAGCAGGACGACCACATCTGCCGCTACATAGCCGCCACAGCCGGCTGCGTCGTGATCAACGTGGACTACGCCGTGGCCCCGCAGCGGCCGTACCCGGTACCCGTCACCCAGGCGTACGACGTCACCGCGTGGGTCGCCGAGAACGGCCGGGCCAACGACTGGGACGGCTCACGACTCGCCGTGGGCGGACACAGCGCGGGGGCCAACCTCACCGCCGCGGTCTGTCGCACGGCCCGGGACCGCGGCACCTTCTCTCCCCGGCTCCAGATACTCGACTACGCGCCACTCGACCAGCTCGCCGATCCCGCCACCAAGCTCTCCCCCATCGCCAAGCCGCTCCTCGCCCCCCACCTCATGCGCGTCTTCACGGCCGCCTACGTACCTGACCCCGCCGACCGCGCCCACCCCCTCGTCTCCCCCGGACTGGCCGACGACCTCGCCGGGCTGGCGCCCGCCCTCGTCATCACCGCGGAGCACGACCGCCTGCGCGCCGAGGGCGACGCCTACGCCAAGGCCCTGGAGGCCGCGGGAGTCCCGGTCACCCACCGCGTCTTCGAGGGCGTCGACCACTACTTCACCCACACCGGACCGGTGCCGGACGCGAAGGAAGCGATCGAGCTGATGGCCACCACCCTGCGCACCGCACTCGGCGCCTGACGCCGGCGATCACTCCGTTTCGGGGAGTTCGTACGAGCCGTACTCCGGGCGGCCCGCCAGGTCGTACGACTGGATGGAGATGCCCGTGGAGGTGATGAGGCCGCCGGTGTGCTTGAAGGCAGTGGGCAGCGCGCCCTCCGCGAAGAGGCGGCGCCCCGCGCCGAGCACCACCGGGAAGGTGTGCAGGTGGATGGTGTCGATCAGGTCGAGCGCCAGCAGGGAGCGGGCGAGGGCGCCGCTGCCGTGCAGCTGGAGCTCGCCGTCGGTGCGCTCCTTCAGGCCGGTGACCTCCTTGTCCAGGTCGCCGCTGATCACGGTGGTGCCGGACCACTCCGGCCGGTCGAGGGTGGCCGAGGCCACGTACTTCGGCAGGGAATTGAGCCGGGAGGCGACCGGGTTGGCGGGATCGGTCACCTTCGGCCAGTACGCCGCGAAGATGTCGTACGTGCGGCGGCCGAGGAGGAACGCGCCCGCGCGGTCGAAGAGCTCCGAGATGAACCGGCCGAAGTCCTCGTCGCTGTACGGAAAGCTCCAGCCGCCCTGCTCGAAGCCGTCCCTGCGGTCCTCCTGGGGGCCGCCGGGTGCCTGGTAGACGCCGTCGAGGGTGACGAAGATGTTGTGGACGAGCTTGCCCATGGCGGGTGCCTTCCTCCCTGAGGTGGGGTCTGCGGTCATCAGTGCAGACCCCGGCGGCACCCGCAACTCATCGGTCGTCCGTACGGTCCATCAGCGCTCAGCCGCCCAGCTCCTGGTGCCGTGCGGCCAGGCGACTCGCGCCCTCCTCCGTCAGCGAGCCGTACAGCCGCAGACGCGAGATGCCGCCGTCGGGGAAGATGTCCACGCGCGCGTGCGTGCCGACCGCCGAAGTCGGCAGTACGAAGCGGTGGTTGGTGTCGGGCTGGAGGCGGGTGCGCGGGAGGATCTCCGTCCACGCGCCGTCCGCGCCGTCCTTGACGGACACCGACGCCCACCCGGCCGCGTTGCCCTTCAGGTACGCCGTGTCGATCTCGATCGCGCGGATCCGGGACTGCGCCACCAGCCGGTAGCGGATCCAGTCGTTGCCCTGGTCCCGGCGGCGGCGTGTCTCCCAGCCGTCGTCCATCTTGCGGGAGCGGCCGGGCTGGATGGTGTTCGTGGCCGGGGAGTAGAAGAGGTTGGAGGCGTCCTCCGCCTGGCCGCCGTTCTCCAGGGCGACCACGTCGAAGGTGCCGAGGGCCTCCAGCCATGCCGGGTCCGCAACCACCTCGCCGTACACCCGCAGGCGCGCGATTCCGCCGTCGGGGTGCTGGTTGACGCGCAGGTGGGTGAAGCGCTGTTCCAGCGAGACGGGGAAACCGTTCGCCGCATGGCCGCCGACCGCCGTGCGCGGCACCAGCGTCGTCCACTTCACGTCGTCCCCGAGGAGCTCGCCGGGCGACGGGGAGCCCGGCACGGAGGTCCCCTCGATCGACACCGCCTGCGGGTAGTTGCCGCGGAAGTGGGCCGTGTCGACGACGATGCCGCGGATCACGCCGGGCGCGCCCAGACGTACCAGCGCCCAGTCGTGGTCCTCGGCCGTGGGCCAGGGCTGGTCGGCCGAGGTCCCGCGGCGGCGGCGCGTCTCCCAGCCGTCCATGACCTTGCCCTTGTGCCCGAAGTGCTCGGGGTCGAACTCGGCTCGGCCGGGCACCAGCAGGTTCTCGCGCTGGGCGAAGAACTCGTCGTTGGCGGCGACGACCCCCGCGCCGAGCTGCCGGTCGGCGAGGTTGGCGTACCGGGTGAAGGGGAAGTCGGCGGTGCGGTAGTCCGCGTACGGGTCACCGCCTCCGTAGGGGTTCGCGTCGCCGGTGAAGGGAGCCGAAGGGGATTGCTGCTGCGCCGTCACGGTGATCAGGTCTGCCTTTCGGGAGTCGGCCGCTGCGGGTGCGGGCGGTAATCAGGGGTTCCGGGTGAGGAGTTCGCCCTTCGGTTCGGTGAACGCGCCGTCGGCCACGATGCGTTCGCCACGCAGCCAGGTGGACTTCACGACGCCGTACAGGGTCCTGCCCGCGTACGCCGTGACCCGGTTGCGGTGCTGGAGGGCCGCCGGGTCGACCGTGAACGTCGCGTCGGGTGCGAGGACCGCGAAGTCGGCGTCGCGGCCCGGCGCGATGGCGCCCTTGCGATCGTCGAGCCCCACCAGCTGTGCCGTGCGCGTCGACATCCAGCGGACCACGTCCTCCAGGCCGTGTCCCCGCTTGCGGGCCTCGGTCCAGACCGCCGCCAGGCTCAGCTGGAGGCCGGATATGCCGCCCCAGGCGGTGGCGAAGTCGTCGGTCTTCAGGTCGGCGGTCGACGGCGAGTGGTCGGTCACCACGCAGTCGATCGTGCCGTCCGCCAGCGCCTGCCACAGCAGGTCCTGGTTGGCGGCCTCACGGATGGGCGGGCAGCACTTGAACTCGCTGGCGCCGTCGGGGACCTCCTCGGCGGTCAGGGTCAGATAGTGGGGGCAGGTCTCGACGGTGATCCGCACACCGTCCGCCCTGGCCGCCGCGATCAGCGGCAGCGCGTCGCTCGACGACAGGTGGAGCACGTGCACGCGCGCTTGGAGGCGCTTCGCCCGTTCGATCAGGCTCGCGATCGCCGTGTCCTCGGCGCCACGGGGACGGGAGGCCAGGAAGTCGGCGTACTTCGGGCCACCCTGCTGCGGGGCGGCGTCGAGGTGGTGCGGATCCTCGGCATGCACGATCAGCAGGCCGTCGAAGGAGGCGATCTCGGCCAGCGACCGGGCGAGCCGCTCCTGGTCGAGGTGCGGGAACTCGTCCACCCCGGACGGCGACAGGAAGGCCTTGAAGCCGAAGACCCCGGCCGCGTGCAGCGGGCGCAGGTCCTCTACGTTGTCGGGCAGGGCGCCGCCCCAGAAGCCGACGTCGATGTGCGCCTTGTCGGCGGCCACCTTCTGCTTCGTACGGAGGTTCTCCACCGTCGTGGTCGGCGGGAGCGAGTTGAGGGGCATGTCGACCAGGGTGGTGATGCCGCCGGCCGCCGCGGCGCGCGTGGCGGTCCAGAAGCCCTCCCACTCGGTGCGGCCCGGGTCGTTGACGTGCACGTGGGTGTCGACGAGGCCGGGCAGCAGGACGTCGTCGCCGAGGTCCTCCAGGCGTGCGGCGGCGGGAGGGGGCGCGTCGTACGGCAGAACGGCTGTGATCTTCCCGGCGGAGACGGCGACCGATGCGGCGCGTGTCCCCTCCGGGGTGATGACGCGTGTCGAGCGAAGCACCAGTTCTGCGTCGGACACCCGAACCCCTCTCTCTGCCGCCGTTTTACTTCCGGGAAACGGGATTTACTTCCACGTAACGGAATTCAACGTTCTGTTGAAGGAGTCTTCACTCCCGCCCTTGCGCCGTCAAGAGGCACACTCTCCACAGTGCACCCCGGGGCCCACACTCTGGATGTTTTCACAACGCGGAATTAGAATTTCACCCAGCAGAACGTAGCTACACACAAGCGGGGAGTCAACCGACTGCCGGGTAGGCTTCTGCCCTTCCCGCCAGTCCCGAAAGGAACGCGCCGTGCCGACGTCCAGCGCCAGCACCACCGACTCCGCCAAGTCCGCCGGCGGCGGGGTCCAGTCCCTCGAGCGCGCCTTCGACCTGCTCGAGCGGATGGCGGACGCCGGCGGCGAGGTCGGGCTGAGCGAGCTGTCCGCGAGCAGCGGGCTGCCGCTGCCCACCATCCACCGCCTCATGCGCACGCTGGTCACCTGCGGTTACGTGCGCCAGCAGGCCAACCGCCGCTACGCCCTCGGCCCCCGCCTGATCCGCCTCGGCGAGTCCGCCTCCCGTCTGCTCGGCACCTGG includes these proteins:
- a CDS encoding histidine kinase; the protein is MPAPTPPAFSGRRWLFPSAVLHELDADAGRSGRPRRTVRDWIVDFSCFVLAVLGALAGADSLSGQPELPHALATLDRVLGVLACAAVWLRRRWPVGLAVAMVPVGFLSNTAGGAGLLALFTLAVHRPFRYVAWIGGVSLALIPVFFWLRPEPDLPFVAAVVFTVLLTVSVIGWGMFVRSKRQLMLSLRDRARRAETEARLRAEQAQRLAREAIAREMHDVLAHRLTLLSVHAGALEFRPDAPREEIARAAGVIRESAHEALQDLREIIGVLRAGEPDETGRPQPTLAALDALAAESREAGTKVILDNRVTDPAAVPASVGRTAYRIAQEGLTNARKHAPGTEVTVSVAGAPGDGLTVSVRNPPPEGEVPPVPGSGQGLIGLTERATLAGGRLEHGPEADGGFGLRAWLPWG
- a CDS encoding ribonuclease domain-containing protein, giving the protein MRFPPRATRIGAAAALLSALLVGGTVSATTADAAATSVGSICYSDLPSQAYDTLDLIASNGPFPYSQDGSVFQNRERVLPTQPSGYYHEYTVKTPGSSTRGARRIVTGEEYREDYYTSDHYATFDLVDFGC
- a CDS encoding alpha/beta hydrolase, with the translated sequence MPISLRMQARGVQLLLGGMIARVHKDLRFTDIPKRTESLRVETGAGPVTCTVYRPPATTEAPAPVYVNFHGGGFVVGRPEQDDHICRYIAATAGCVVINVDYAVAPQRPYPVPVTQAYDVTAWVAENGRANDWDGSRLAVGGHSAGANLTAAVCRTARDRGTFSPRLQILDYAPLDQLADPATKLSPIAKPLLAPHLMRVFTAAYVPDPADRAHPLVSPGLADDLAGLAPALVITAEHDRLRAEGDAYAKALEAAGVPVTHRVFEGVDHYFTHTGPVPDAKEAIELMATTLRTALGA
- a CDS encoding dihydrofolate reductase family protein, with amino-acid sequence MGKLVHNIFVTLDGVYQAPGGPQEDRRDGFEQGGWSFPYSDEDFGRFISELFDRAGAFLLGRRTYDIFAAYWPKVTDPANPVASRLNSLPKYVASATLDRPEWSGTTVISGDLDKEVTGLKERTDGELQLHGSGALARSLLALDLIDTIHLHTFPVVLGAGRRLFAEGALPTAFKHTGGLITSTGISIQSYDLAGRPEYGSYELPETE
- the alc gene encoding allantoicase, coding for MTAQQQSPSAPFTGDANPYGGGDPYADYRTADFPFTRYANLADRQLGAGVVAANDEFFAQRENLLVPGRAEFDPEHFGHKGKVMDGWETRRRRGTSADQPWPTAEDHDWALVRLGAPGVIRGIVVDTAHFRGNYPQAVSIEGTSVPGSPSPGELLGDDVKWTTLVPRTAVGGHAANGFPVSLEQRFTHLRVNQHPDGGIARLRVYGEVVADPAWLEALGTFDVVALENGGQAEDASNLFYSPATNTIQPGRSRKMDDGWETRRRRDQGNDWIRYRLVAQSRIRAIEIDTAYLKGNAAGWASVSVKDGADGAWTEILPRTRLQPDTNHRFVLPTSAVGTHARVDIFPDGGISRLRLYGSLTEEGASRLAARHQELGG
- the allB gene encoding allantoinase AllB, encoding MSDAELVLRSTRVITPEGTRAASVAVSAGKITAVLPYDAPPPAAARLEDLGDDVLLPGLVDTHVHVNDPGRTEWEGFWTATRAAAAGGITTLVDMPLNSLPPTTTVENLRTKQKVAADKAHIDVGFWGGALPDNVEDLRPLHAAGVFGFKAFLSPSGVDEFPHLDQERLARSLAEIASFDGLLIVHAEDPHHLDAAPQQGGPKYADFLASRPRGAEDTAIASLIERAKRLQARVHVLHLSSSDALPLIAAARADGVRITVETCPHYLTLTAEEVPDGASEFKCCPPIREAANQDLLWQALADGTIDCVVTDHSPSTADLKTDDFATAWGGISGLQLSLAAVWTEARKRGHGLEDVVRWMSTRTAQLVGLDDRKGAIAPGRDADFAVLAPDATFTVDPAALQHRNRVTAYAGRTLYGVVKSTWLRGERIVADGAFTEPKGELLTRNP